Proteins encoded together in one Streptomyces sp. TLI_171 window:
- a CDS encoding RNA polymerase sigma factor, translated as MEDGTAAGLVRRAQRGDLLARDELLTLLTPHVARICAPIARQDAADATQETLLAVLRNLRQLRAPEALFGWVKAIAVRESVRVAARAGRTPPVDPATADGASGPSDPQLAADLRDVVARLPPAHRAVLTLRHLEDLDERTVAALLDLPVGTVRSRLHRARALLRRAWSSPEG; from the coding sequence ATGGAGGACGGGACGGCTGCCGGGCTGGTGCGCCGGGCGCAGCGCGGCGACCTGCTGGCGAGGGACGAACTGCTCACCCTGCTCACCCCGCACGTCGCCCGGATCTGCGCCCCGATCGCCCGCCAGGACGCCGCCGACGCCACCCAGGAGACGCTGCTCGCCGTCCTCCGCAACCTGCGCCAACTCCGCGCCCCTGAGGCCCTGTTCGGCTGGGTGAAGGCGATCGCCGTCCGCGAGTCGGTGCGGGTCGCCGCCCGGGCCGGGCGCACTCCACCGGTCGACCCGGCCACCGCCGACGGCGCATCCGGGCCGTCCGACCCCCAGCTCGCCGCCGACCTCCGCGACGTCGTGGCCCGGCTTCCGCCCGCACACCGGGCCGTACTGACGCTCCGTCACCTCGAAGACCTCGACGAACGCACCGTCGCCGCGCTGCTCGACCTCCCGGTCGGCACCGTGCGCTCCCGCCTGCACCGTGCCCGGGCGCTGCTCCGCCGGGCCTGGTCCTCACCCGAGGGGTGA
- a CDS encoding alanine racemase, with translation MALAETTATSGTVTDRARYDRATAHLDAPLAIVDLAAFDANAADLVRRAAGKPVRVASKSVRCRALLERVLAMDGFAGVMSFTMAETLWLVRSGFTDVLLAYPSADRAAFGQLTADPELARQVSVVVDDVAQLDLIDAAREGSATVRVCLELDTSLQLLGGRIRVGARRSPLRTPEQLGRFAELVTARRGFEVVGLMAYEGHVAGVGDAVPGRPLRSAAVRLMQAKARAELAQRRAEVVRRVRQVAELEYVNGGGTGSVESTVAEPAVTEVAAGSGLFVPRLFDNYRAFQGRPAALFAQPVVRRPGVGVVTVLGGGYPASGPAGADRSPVPYLPAGLRYDPQEGAGEVQTPLLGSPADDLLIGDRVWFRHAKAGELCERFPELHLIEGDAITATVPTYRGEGHTFL, from the coding sequence ATGGCACTCGCTGAAACCACCGCGACCAGCGGCACTGTCACCGACCGGGCCCGGTACGACCGGGCGACGGCGCACCTCGACGCGCCGCTGGCGATCGTCGACCTGGCGGCGTTCGACGCCAACGCGGCGGATCTGGTGCGGCGCGCGGCGGGCAAGCCGGTGCGGGTGGCGTCCAAGTCGGTGCGCTGCCGGGCGCTGCTGGAGCGGGTGCTGGCGATGGACGGCTTCGCGGGCGTCATGAGCTTCACGATGGCGGAGACGCTGTGGCTGGTGCGGTCCGGGTTCACGGACGTGCTGCTGGCGTACCCGTCGGCGGACCGGGCCGCGTTCGGGCAGTTGACGGCCGATCCGGAACTGGCGCGCCAGGTCAGCGTGGTGGTCGACGACGTGGCGCAGCTGGACCTGATCGACGCGGCCCGCGAGGGTTCCGCGACGGTCCGGGTCTGCCTGGAGCTGGACACCTCGCTGCAGTTGCTCGGTGGGCGGATCCGGGTCGGGGCGCGGCGCTCGCCGCTGCGCACGCCCGAGCAGCTCGGCCGGTTCGCCGAACTGGTCACCGCCCGCCGGGGGTTCGAGGTGGTCGGCCTGATGGCGTACGAGGGCCACGTCGCCGGGGTCGGGGACGCGGTGCCGGGGCGTCCGCTGCGCTCGGCGGCGGTGCGGCTGATGCAGGCGAAGGCTCGGGCGGAGCTGGCGCAGCGGCGCGCCGAGGTGGTCCGACGGGTGCGTCAGGTCGCCGAGTTGGAGTACGTCAACGGTGGCGGCACGGGCAGCGTGGAGTCCACCGTGGCGGAGCCCGCGGTGACCGAGGTGGCGGCCGGTTCGGGTCTGTTCGTCCCCCGGCTGTTCGACAACTACCGGGCGTTCCAGGGCCGTCCGGCCGCGCTGTTCGCCCAGCCCGTGGTCCGCCGGCCCGGGGTCGGCGTGGTGACGGTGCTCGGCGGCGGCTACCCGGCCTCCGGCCCGGCCGGCGCGGACCGCTCCCCCGTCCCCTACCTGCCGGCCGGCCTGCGCTACGACCCGCAGGAGGGCGCGGGCGAGGTGCAGACCCCGCTGCTGGGTTCGCCGGCGGACGACCTGCTGATCGGCGACCGGGTCTGGTTCCGGCACGCCAAGGCCGGCGAACTGTGCGAGCGCTTCCCGGAGTTGCACCTGATCGAGGGCGACGCGATCACCGCCACCGTCCCCACCTACCGCGGCGAGGGGCACACCTTCCTCTGA
- a CDS encoding ABC transporter substrate-binding protein: MRGDGVSVRVGALVPLSRPGWVGAGRQLLAGLELGVREVNEGGGIGGRPLQLVVRDTAADPERAVAAVAELAELGVVALAGEYHSVVARALAGRAEALGVPYLCSSAVLDALTDGPSRWVARVAPTQSHGWRTYADFLLDGGHRRIAVVADPGVYWAAGTGILRERLAGRGGSLLALDARELGPDGVCEALAADGATALLLLVGHPEPAVSLVRAVRRDPRSAGVLLGAPAGQPELADWAELLGEDGAGVPFLRYLPERFDGRGRRVARALRELLGGEPSFVAFEGHDTVTVLAELLRVHGPDRAAIADGWAEVAVEGTRGTIRFSRTPGTGVWQWAWPPVQVVDRDPADPVRFRVRHTARP, encoded by the coding sequence GTGCGGGGTGACGGGGTGTCGGTGCGGGTCGGGGCGTTGGTTCCGTTGAGTCGGCCGGGGTGGGTCGGGGCGGGGCGTCAGCTGTTGGCGGGGTTGGAGCTGGGTGTTCGGGAGGTCAACGAGGGCGGGGGGATCGGCGGGCGGCCGCTGCAGCTGGTGGTGCGGGACACCGCGGCGGATCCGGAGCGGGCCGTGGCGGCGGTGGCGGAGCTGGCGGAGCTCGGGGTGGTGGCGCTGGCCGGGGAGTACCACAGCGTGGTGGCGCGGGCGCTGGCCGGACGGGCGGAGGCGCTCGGGGTGCCGTACCTGTGTTCCTCGGCGGTGCTGGACGCGCTGACGGACGGCCCGTCGCGGTGGGTGGCGCGGGTCGCGCCGACCCAGTCGCACGGCTGGCGGACGTACGCGGACTTCCTGCTCGACGGGGGGCACCGCCGGATCGCGGTGGTCGCCGACCCCGGCGTCTACTGGGCGGCGGGGACGGGGATCCTGCGCGAGCGGCTGGCCGGCCGCGGCGGCAGCCTGCTCGCGCTCGATGCGCGCGAGCTCGGCCCGGACGGGGTCTGCGAGGCGCTGGCGGCCGACGGGGCGACGGCGCTCCTGCTGCTGGTCGGCCACCCGGAGCCGGCGGTGTCGCTGGTGCGGGCGGTGCGCCGCGACCCCCGGTCGGCGGGCGTGCTGCTCGGCGCCCCGGCCGGGCAGCCGGAGTTGGCGGACTGGGCGGAGCTGCTGGGCGAGGACGGCGCGGGTGTCCCGTTCCTGCGCTACCTGCCCGAGCGGTTCGACGGGCGGGGCCGCCGGGTGGCGCGCGCACTGCGTGAACTCCTGGGCGGTGAACCGTCGTTCGTCGCGTTCGAGGGTCACGACACGGTGACCGTGCTGGCCGAGCTGCTGCGGGTGCACGGCCCGGACCGGGCGGCGATCGCCGACGGCTGGGCGGAGGTGGCGGTGGAGGGCACCCGGGGGACGATCCGGTTCTCCCGCACGCCGGGGACCGGGGTGTGGCAGTGGGCGTGGCCGCCGGTCCAGGTGGTGGACCGGGACCCGGCCGACCCGGTCCGGTTCCGGGTCCGGCACACGGCCCGGCCGTAG
- a CDS encoding serine hydrolase: MGRVAVAAVVAGTGVAVARGAGVFVTASVVKVDLVAALLLHRGGLGGLTEHQRAAAELAVVRSDNAAASELYREVGGAAGLDAAYRALGLVETVAGRDGYWGLTGTTAADRVRLLRQVFVGGGSLEPGGRRWLAGLLGRVVPEQAWGVSAAGGGRARLKNGWLPRTATGLWVVNSTGAVAADGGRSVLVAVLSDGWPSLAEGVAAVESAACGAVRACGAARACRGTGA, translated from the coding sequence GTGGGGAGGGTCGCGGTGGCCGCGGTGGTGGCGGGGACGGGGGTGGCGGTGGCGCGTGGGGCGGGGGTGTTCGTGACGGCGAGCGTGGTGAAGGTGGACCTGGTGGCCGCGCTGTTGCTGCACCGCGGCGGCCTCGGCGGGCTGACCGAGCATCAGCGGGCCGCGGCGGAGCTGGCGGTGGTGCGCAGTGACAATGCGGCGGCGAGCGAGCTGTACCGGGAGGTGGGCGGCGCGGCCGGTCTGGACGCGGCGTACCGGGCCCTCGGGCTGGTGGAGACCGTGGCCGGGCGGGACGGGTACTGGGGGCTGACCGGTACGACCGCCGCGGACCGGGTGCGGTTGTTGCGGCAGGTGTTCGTGGGCGGCGGGTCGCTGGAGCCGGGCGGGCGGCGCTGGTTGGCGGGGCTGCTGGGGCGGGTGGTACCGGAGCAGGCGTGGGGGGTGTCGGCGGCCGGCGGGGGCCGGGCCCGTCTGAAGAACGGCTGGCTGCCGCGGACCGCGACGGGCCTGTGGGTGGTCAACAGCACCGGCGCGGTGGCCGCGGACGGGGGGCGGTCGGTGCTGGTCGCGGTGCTCTCCGACGGCTGGCCGTCGCTGGCGGAGGGCGTCGCCGCGGTGGAGTCGGCGGCATGCGGGGCGGTCCGGGCGTGCGGGGCGGCCCGGGCGTGCCGCGGGACGGGCGCGTAG
- a CDS encoding SseB family protein, translating into MDRKNIPNPGFAEDDGTADPALAAALVAWQQDPSAEPDLLAALTPSRLMVPIVALLGEVEVDEHGHQHEKTSDMAVPVLEAADGRRALPAFTSLATMTRWRADARPAPVVAPQAAMVAYSERADTLLIDPAGPVSYRLSGARLRAVAENRPYLPPHLDPEVHRALRQLLAAVPEIAAAHLAPATDADATLALVLTDPGADPRPLATHLGPALAADPTLRLRLDQGLQLAFLAEQLDQQPFYLRP; encoded by the coding sequence GTGGACCGCAAGAACATCCCCAACCCCGGGTTCGCCGAGGACGACGGCACGGCCGACCCCGCCCTCGCCGCCGCCCTCGTCGCCTGGCAGCAGGACCCGTCCGCCGAGCCGGACCTGCTGGCCGCGCTGACGCCCAGCCGCCTGATGGTGCCGATCGTGGCGCTGCTCGGCGAGGTGGAGGTCGACGAGCACGGCCACCAGCACGAGAAGACCAGCGACATGGCGGTGCCGGTCCTGGAGGCCGCCGACGGCCGCCGCGCTCTCCCCGCCTTCACCTCCCTCGCGACCATGACCCGCTGGCGCGCGGACGCCCGCCCCGCTCCCGTGGTCGCTCCGCAGGCCGCGATGGTCGCCTACTCGGAGCGTGCCGACACCTTGCTGATCGACCCGGCCGGCCCGGTCAGTTACCGGCTGAGCGGCGCCCGCCTGCGCGCCGTCGCCGAGAACCGGCCCTACCTGCCGCCGCACCTCGACCCCGAGGTCCACCGCGCCCTGCGTCAACTCCTCGCCGCCGTACCGGAGATCGCCGCCGCCCACCTGGCCCCGGCCACCGACGCGGACGCCACCCTCGCCCTGGTCCTCACCGACCCCGGCGCCGACCCCCGCCCGCTCGCCACCCACCTCGGCCCCGCCCTCGCCGCCGACCCCACCCTCCGCCTCCGCCTCGACCAGGGCCTCCAACTGGCCTTCCTCGCCGAGCAGCTCGACCAACAGCCGTTCTACCTCCGTCCCTGA
- a CDS encoding MerR family DNA-binding protein — translation MLPAERTPAGYRVYGQQAVERLEFISSAKLLGLPLEEIRGLLDVREQGACAPVRSRMRALVADRIADTDARIAELTAFSARLADVHATLEGPAPAGACGPQRGCTGNPATGATLHLSPTRTLAHPEPGTGHDRPEVAPESDPARDSGPHAGAGSNSGPDQGAEPAEAWRQAPVACTLGGERLGARVAQWQELIAEAVGRETIPDGLRLTFPAHPGLVGRLAELATAEQGCCAFFDFTLRLTPSTVHLSVRAPEEGAELLADLFGVTS, via the coding sequence CTGCTACCGGCCGAGCGGACCCCGGCCGGGTACCGCGTGTACGGGCAACAGGCGGTGGAGCGGCTGGAGTTCATCTCCTCGGCGAAGCTGCTGGGCCTGCCGCTGGAGGAGATCCGGGGCCTGCTCGACGTCCGCGAGCAGGGCGCGTGCGCACCGGTCCGCTCGCGGATGCGGGCACTGGTCGCGGACCGGATCGCCGACACCGACGCCCGCATCGCCGAACTGACCGCCTTCTCCGCCCGCCTGGCCGACGTCCACGCCACCCTCGAAGGCCCCGCCCCCGCCGGCGCCTGCGGCCCCCAGCGCGGCTGCACCGGCAACCCCGCCACCGGAGCGACCCTGCACCTCTCGCCCACTCGCACCCTCGCCCACCCCGAACCCGGAACCGGCCACGACCGTCCCGAGGTCGCCCCCGAATCCGACCCCGCCCGCGACTCCGGGCCCCACGCCGGGGCCGGCTCCAACTCCGGGCCCGATCAGGGTGCGGAGCCGGCGGAGGCGTGGCGGCAGGCCCCGGTGGCGTGCACGCTCGGCGGTGAACGGCTCGGCGCGCGTGTCGCCCAGTGGCAGGAGCTGATCGCCGAGGCCGTGGGCCGCGAGACGATCCCCGACGGGTTGCGGCTGACCTTCCCCGCGCACCCCGGTCTGGTGGGCCGGCTCGCCGAACTCGCCACAGCCGAACAGGGCTGCTGCGCGTTCTTCGACTTCACCCTCCGGCTCACCCCCTCCACCGTGCACCTGTCCGTGCGCGCCCCCGAGGAGGGCGCCGAGCTGCTGGCCGACCTGTTCGGAGTGACCTCATGA
- a CDS encoding AAA family ATPase has protein sequence MTVLVNGLPGAGKSTLARALAAELGLPLFSRDAVKETLADRLAEARAPGTGDREWSRLLGVAAAETLWTLLRDARGAAVLESPWLGAELRPVVRAGLTGAGVGEPQEVWCEVPVALARRRYEARTAARHPVHAEPPGTFDGRWAAWARDAHPLALGPVHRVDTAGPVDVRALAAALTASAAGKPA, from the coding sequence ATGACTGTGCTGGTGAACGGCCTGCCGGGGGCGGGCAAGAGCACGCTGGCCCGGGCCCTCGCGGCGGAGCTCGGCCTCCCGCTGTTCAGCAGGGACGCGGTGAAGGAGACCCTGGCCGACCGCCTCGCCGAGGCCCGCGCACCCGGTACCGGCGACCGCGAGTGGAGCCGCCTGCTGGGGGTCGCCGCCGCCGAGACGCTCTGGACGCTGCTGCGTGACGCTCGCGGTGCCGCCGTCCTGGAGTCGCCGTGGCTCGGCGCCGAGCTGCGCCCGGTGGTCCGGGCCGGCCTGACCGGGGCGGGGGTCGGCGAGCCGCAGGAGGTCTGGTGCGAGGTCCCGGTCGCGCTGGCCCGCCGTCGCTACGAAGCCCGCACCGCCGCCCGCCACCCCGTGCACGCCGAACCGCCCGGCACGTTCGACGGCCGCTGGGCTGCCTGGGCCCGCGACGCCCACCCGCTGGCCCTCGGGCCCGTCCACCGGGTCGACACCGCGGGCCCGGTGGACGTCCGCGCGCTGGCTGCCGCGCTCACCGCCTCCGCCGCCGGAAAACCCGCATGA